In Pseudomonas nunensis, a single window of DNA contains:
- a CDS encoding FUSC family protein, which translates to MRRLLRPLLDPYRRYRNARVIHAVRVSLGLLATILLTTGIHLPHGEWASVTMLVVIGGLQHHGNIGKKAAERAIGTLIGAGVGLLLVAQEAWLGMPWLTYFAMSVVCGFFSYHAIGKGGYTALLSAITVFIVAGHGDNPVSDGLWRGVDILIGIALALAFSFALPLYAVFSWRYNLADALRDCATIYGRIINGQPVTDDEHLKLMGRLNAVMVQLRSLMPSVSKEVRISMTELDAIQRNLRMCISTLEILGNTRPDASDPAAMAHLQIALKAEHRQIRVQLIGMARALKSGASQRLNRPAELPDASLDAPVYSPLDGYRLLTRQLAANIGDMRQRLAKTAPRWNL; encoded by the coding sequence ATGCGCCGATTGCTACGCCCGTTACTGGACCCGTATCGGCGTTATCGCAATGCCCGGGTGATCCACGCGGTGCGGGTGTCGCTGGGGCTGCTGGCGACGATCCTGCTGACCACCGGCATCCACCTGCCCCACGGCGAGTGGGCGTCGGTGACCATGCTGGTGGTGATTGGCGGTTTGCAGCACCACGGCAACATCGGCAAAAAAGCCGCCGAGCGGGCGATCGGCACCTTGATCGGTGCCGGGGTCGGCTTGCTGCTGGTGGCACAAGAGGCCTGGCTTGGTATGCCTTGGCTGACCTATTTTGCGATGTCGGTGGTGTGCGGGTTTTTCTCGTATCACGCCATCGGCAAGGGCGGCTACACGGCGCTGCTGTCGGCGATTACCGTGTTTATCGTCGCCGGGCATGGCGATAATCCAGTCAGTGACGGGTTATGGCGCGGGGTCGATATTCTGATCGGCATCGCCCTGGCCCTGGCGTTTTCCTTCGCCCTGCCGTTGTACGCGGTGTTCTCTTGGCGCTACAACCTGGCCGATGCCTTGCGCGATTGCGCGACGATCTACGGACGCATCATCAATGGCCAACCGGTCACCGATGACGAACACTTGAAACTCATGGGCCGCTTGAACGCGGTAATGGTGCAACTGCGCTCGCTGATGCCGTCGGTGTCCAAGGAAGTGCGGATCTCCATGACCGAACTGGATGCCATTCAACGCAATCTGCGCATGTGCATCAGCACCCTGGAAATCCTCGGCAATACGCGGCCGGATGCCAGTGATCCGGCTGCCATGGCCCATCTGCAAATAGCGTTGAAGGCCGAGCACCGACAGATTCGCGTGCAACTGATCGGCATGGCTCGGGCCTTGAAATCCGGCGCGTCCCAGCGGCTCAACCGGCCGGCGGAGTTGCCGGACGCCAGCCTTGACGCGCCGGTCTACAGTCCGCTGGACGGCTACCGCTTATTGACCCGGCAACTGGCCGCCAACATCGGCGACATGCGCCAGCGCCTGGCCAAGACTGCGCCGCGCTGGAACCTCTGA